One region of Mus pahari chromosome 16, PAHARI_EIJ_v1.1, whole genome shotgun sequence genomic DNA includes:
- the LOC110333975 gene encoding cathepsin M-like isoform X1 codes for MIPAVFLAILCLGMVSSSPAPDSILDAEWQKWKIKHGKAYSLGEEGQKRAIWEENMKKIKLHNGENGLGKHGFTMEMNAFGDMSLEEFRKLMIEIPIPTVKKGKSVQKRLSVNLPKFINWKKRGYVTPVRKQGRCYSCWAFSVTGAIEGQVFRKTGQLIPLSVQNLVDCSRPQGNRGCYVGNTYLALQYVMENGGLESEATYPYEEQEGSCRYNPENSTASITGFDFVPENEDALMNAVATIGPISVAIDARHESFLFYKRGIYHEPNCSSSVVTHAMLLVGYGFVGRESEGRKYWIVKNSMGTKWGSKGYMKIARDQGNHCGIATYALYPRV; via the exons ATGATTCCTGCTGTCTTCCTGGCCATCCTGTGCTTGGGAATGGTCTCATCATCACCAGCACCTGATTCCATTTTGGATGCTGAATGGCAGAAGTGGAAAATAAAACATGGGAAAGCATACAGTCTG ggggaagaaggacagaagagagcaatatgggaagaaaatatgaaaaagatcAAACTGCACAATGGGGAGAATGGCCTGGGGAAGCATGGTTTCACCATGGAAATGAATGCCTTTGGTGACATG TCACTTGAAGAATTCAGAAAATTGATGATTGAAATCCCAATCCCAACTGTGAAGAAAGGGAAAAGTGTCCAGAAACGTCTGTCTGTTAACCTGCCCAAGTttataaactggaaaaaaagaggCTATGTTACCCCTGTGCGGAAACAG GGCAGATGTTATTCTTGTTGGGCTTTTTCTGTGACTGGTGCCATAGAAGGACAGGTGTTCCGGAAAACAGGCCAACTGATCCCTCTGAGTGTACAGAACCTAGTGGACTGCTCTAGACCTCAAGGCAACAGGGGCTGTTATGTAGGCAATACATACCTTGCATTGCAGTATGTGATGGAAAATGGAGGTCTGGAGTCTGAGGCAACCTATCCTTATGAAGAACAG GAAGGATCATGCAGGTACAATCCAGAAAATTCTACCGCTAGTATCACAGGCTTTGACTTTGTCCCAGAGAATGAGGATGCCCTAATGAATGCTGTGGCAACTATAGGACCTATTTCAGTTGCAATTGATGCAAGGCATGAATCTTTCCTGTTCTATAAAAGAG GTATATATCATGAGCCAAACTGCAGTAGCTCTGTTGTCACACATGCTATGTTACTGGTTGGCTATGGCTTTGTAGGAAGAGAATCAGAAGGCAGGAAATACTGGATCGTCAAGAACAG CATGGGTACAAAATGGGGCAGCAAAGGCTATATGAAGATTGCCAGAGACCAGGGAAACCACTGTGGAATTGCTACATATGCCCTTTACCCCAGAGTGTGA
- the LOC110333975 gene encoding cathepsin M-like isoform X2 — MIPAVFLAILCLGMVSSSPAPDSILDAEWQKWKIKHGKAYSLGEEGQKRAIWEENMKKIKLHNGENGLGKHGFTMEMNAFGDMSLEEFRKLMIEIPIPTVKKGKSVQKRLSVNLPKFINWKKRGYVTPVRKQVLCYSCWAFSVTGAIEGQVFRKTGQLIPLSVQNLVDCSRPQGNRGCYVGNTYLALQYVMENGGLESEATYPYEEQEGSCRYNPENSTASITGFDFVPENEDALMNAVATIGPISVAIDARHESFLFYKRGIYHEPNCSSSVVTHAMLLVGYGFVGRESEGRKYWIVKNSMGTKWGSKGYMKIARDQGNHCGIATYALYPRV; from the exons ATGATTCCTGCTGTCTTCCTGGCCATCCTGTGCTTGGGAATGGTCTCATCATCACCAGCACCTGATTCCATTTTGGATGCTGAATGGCAGAAGTGGAAAATAAAACATGGGAAAGCATACAGTCTG ggggaagaaggacagaagagagcaatatgggaagaaaatatgaaaaagatcAAACTGCACAATGGGGAGAATGGCCTGGGGAAGCATGGTTTCACCATGGAAATGAATGCCTTTGGTGACATG TCACTTGAAGAATTCAGAAAATTGATGATTGAAATCCCAATCCCAACTGTGAAGAAAGGGAAAAGTGTCCAGAAACGTCTGTCTGTTAACCTGCCCAAGTttataaactggaaaaaaagaggCTATGTTACCCCTGTGCGGAAACAGGTATT ATGTTATTCTTGTTGGGCTTTTTCTGTGACTGGTGCCATAGAAGGACAGGTGTTCCGGAAAACAGGCCAACTGATCCCTCTGAGTGTACAGAACCTAGTGGACTGCTCTAGACCTCAAGGCAACAGGGGCTGTTATGTAGGCAATACATACCTTGCATTGCAGTATGTGATGGAAAATGGAGGTCTGGAGTCTGAGGCAACCTATCCTTATGAAGAACAG GAAGGATCATGCAGGTACAATCCAGAAAATTCTACCGCTAGTATCACAGGCTTTGACTTTGTCCCAGAGAATGAGGATGCCCTAATGAATGCTGTGGCAACTATAGGACCTATTTCAGTTGCAATTGATGCAAGGCATGAATCTTTCCTGTTCTATAAAAGAG GTATATATCATGAGCCAAACTGCAGTAGCTCTGTTGTCACACATGCTATGTTACTGGTTGGCTATGGCTTTGTAGGAAGAGAATCAGAAGGCAGGAAATACTGGATCGTCAAGAACAG CATGGGTACAAAATGGGGCAGCAAAGGCTATATGAAGATTGCCAGAGACCAGGGAAACCACTGTGGAATTGCTACATATGCCCTTTACCCCAGAGTGTGA